The genomic region aaaagaataatgaaaaataaagaagttttgtaattggattagtagtggctcacaccgatatacccgacccggtattggattacgcggcatgtttacactgctcggcgaccgaAGAAGCTCGAGCGTCTTGGCCCCTCGCGGTGTATGTCCCCCAGTGGAATGGGTAAGCCAAGATACATAGAGCGGTCTCCTTCGCCGGACTTAGAATAGGACATTACTGTACTTTTTATGCCCATAGACGAATACAGGTATGATTACCGTAGGCTTAGCTTCACTCCTGTAGTCCTGACAATATCCAGGTCCGCACACGTCGATTTTAGCCGGCAGTGGTCGACCTTTATACATTTTTCCGTCTGTCCCTTTCACCATTCCCTCGGTTAATTGCACCACTTCCGGTCCCCATTGAGTGATAAAGTGACCCATTCGCATCACCCTTTGCTGAGGCGTCGTGACCGTGTGACTTCCGCCACAGTACCGGTTACACAAATGATCTCTGCAAATTCGATGCTACTTACAACGCAGAAACTAATGATAAACATAAACACGTACGAATCAAAAATAAACTATGCTCGAGTTCTACGTGTTCCACATTTCGTGTCACGTCAGGTAGTTCTCaaattcgtaatttttattcaaaattaaataaatcaaaattcaataaatttcaaGTACGGGAATAAGTTCAGTTTGTGTCAGCATTAGCGTAATATAACAATGTCCAATGTTCTTTGCTTGATACCACAGGATTAaatgtaattaaataaatactagGAATGACTAGGTACGGTCGATCATCTGGGAGTTTTTCAGTAATTTCTTTCTTAGCATCGACCCATTGCCGTTTCTTTAGTGGACCAGTCTGCAGCCAACACGTGGCGCatacactccgggacgaaaagatagcacactttgaaattaatgtataatttctgtttatcaaacattagaaattcaattttttttatacacatatttttggCGTGTCTTGCttaacatatatgaatgaaatgaaacgaaactTCGTTAACttatctaattttattgaatgaagtagaattattaacgaaatataaaggtacaaaatgatagcacccttaacgaaaaacttgaaatataacagCATTTTAATCCACaaaaatcaatgctcaatattttgtaggaccttCTTTATAGCTAACGACTTTAatcattcggtttggtaaatatttatacaattttttaatactgttttgaataatatcCTCACATTCGTCCAAAATGCActattttaaatcgttaatattttggaattgtctgccattttggtacacagctctggcaagatgtccccaacaattttcaataatgttgaggttGGAGATCTTGCTGGCCACTCCAAAACGCGAATAATTGTTGAAGAAAAGTGACCGTTTTCGCCGCGTGGACTGCGACATTATCttgttgtaaaatgtgtttatttgttcatttatcatttcaatataccgttcaCTACTCATTCGTCCTTTTATAAGTTTGATTTCTGTTCTATCCCAATATCTAATATCGGCCCAAATTATCACACAGCCGTCTCCCATTTGGCGAcggcttaaaaattgctgttcttcaTTCTTATTATGATAGTAATAGCCTACGTTGTCTGGTCCATCCAAATTAAATCTTTTCTCGTGAGTAAATATGACTCTTCGCCGCGTTGTCCTCATATTTATACGCTTTTCGGCAAATTGTAAGCGGAACGCTTTATGCTCCTTCTTTAACCAAGATTTCTTTTGCAATTCGATTCGCGCTAAGTGAATTTTTGTGAAACACAAAGTACATTCTTTCCGTTAGTGTTCACGCCAACACTTTCGGCGATTTGTCTCGCAGTCATCCTCGAATTTGATGCTGTTCTCAATGTTGCACGTGTTTCACGGGCAGTTAAACTTTGTGGACGCACAGAACTCTTCattttcccgtaattttcaggattatttaACAAGATCATAAAACTGCtatttgtgctatcattttgtcccgcttgtgtgcccaatatttacgttttcatttcgaaaattccaTTGAAATAAATATGGTGGACGATACTCAGTACATTATACGTACaggcatgtcagaatatgttgacatattaaaatattcattttcttcagtttaatgtaTCAAATGAGGAAAAACAGATTATGTGCTACCTTTTTTGTCCCGAGTGTAGTAACAAACAATTAGAAGATTCCTTAACTTATGCATTCAATTTAACCTCCCTGATAGAGATTGTATCGTAAAGTCCCAGTGCCGAAGGTCCAGCTAAGCATCTGGTAAAGACACAAGTAGCCCAGTCACCTTCAACCTTCACTTGGAGAGGACCCAAAAGGGCGGTCGGTAGACCTAGGTGAGTGAGCAGTTAGTTACTCTCAAGAAGTCAGATCAGTAAGAACCTTCAGACACTAGAGTCATACATACACAGTGGTGGTCCTTCGCTTATAGACGGCACCAAGTGCAATATTTTACAGGATTATTATGAAGTATCAGTCCAGTACAGTCCTTGGTTAAGCTGTACATTAGGtaaacagaaatttttgcctttctcctgtATAATCATAAATGATTACAGTATAATCCTTTCCAAAGGATATAATCCTTTGGGTGAGAAAATACCATAATTCCAAGTTTCAATCCTAGGAGATCAGTGGTTCAAAAGGTATGAGTGTTTGAAGTTGGACGATTTTCAATGTTTTTGTGATAGGTAATATGTATATGATTCTGTATATTATAATTACTGTTTGATGACAGATTGTCCCAGACAGCTGCTCTATATTATCGGCATTACCGCGTGTTTGTGCTGCCCCCTAGCGGCCAACATGGCGGCACTATTACCTGTAAAAAACATAAGAAAACCCACCCAACTTCAAATACTCATAACTGTTGAACCACTAATCTCTTAGGatggaaacttggatttttggcattttctcgccCAAATCTACTAGACtatataggagaaaggcaaaaatttctggttacccaTGTTACAGTGCAGCCCAGTCCTTAACAAAAATAACGTTCTTTCGCTGTTCTACCTCGGACTCTTCACCAGCTTGTCCGATCGAGCAGATCTCTGCTTCTTCGCCTCTTCCTGCAAGGCTGCTTCATATTGGATCATGTTCCTGCTGTGAGGCAGTCGTCTATTCTGCTTCCGAACTTGATCCAACTCGTAGGTGAGATATGGCTTCATGCTTATTCCGCACGGGAATGATTCCAATCTTAATTTGGTCGTGTCCTGTGTCCTCATAACAACGTTCTTGTCACAGGATATGCACTGAACATCTCTGGAAACGCATCGAATAAATCACGTAGTGCATTGTGCGCGCACAATTTAAAGAATATCTATTTCATCATTCTCTACAATTTGGAGATTTTTATTTACCTGAGCAACTTCTTCGTCCCAGCGGCTTCAGTGTCCTCTTTCATCTGAGCAACGGTTCTCAGTTTATCTTGAACGGCCTTCAATTTCGAACTGACGAAATCCTTCAACGGTGTCATCTCTATCTTGTCAACCTTTCCCTCGATCTCTCTCTGCACTTCGTCCAGCGCCTGCTGCCAAATCGACTCCTGGTTCCCCAGTTTGTTGATGGCGTCTTCGAGGCCTTGAGCCAGATCATCGCAAGCTGCGTCGAATTGATCGTACGAAACCTACcgaaaatttattattcattatcgCCGGTATTTATCATCAATCGTAAGTATCCATTACAATTATACTATTTCTACAAATTCGCATCTTTAGTCGAGTATACAGGATACAAAATACaaggtctgtccggaaagtaatgcgaccacatttttttttaaatctattgaatatatgagtacaaacctttaaaattcttcaaagtaggatccttgggcgtcgacacattttttccagcgcgatttccatgcttcgtatgctccctggaaggcgttatctggagcctctcgtagtaccctcgtcgcagcctcgtcgagcacttccaaccaaaacttttccgtagattacggggaaaacagtaaacggtacttcttagttggatcttcttcaaccccccctccccgtacagtcctgacttgtctcccgccgacttcttcttgtttccaataattgaaaatgtgctaaaaggatgccattttgaaagcgtggaacgcgtcaaagaagctgtgacgagggtactacaagaggttccaaaaaacgccttccatggagcatacgaagcatggaaatcgcgctggaaagaATGTGTCGAcacccaaggatcctacttcgaagaaatttaaaggtttgtacccatatgtttaatagagatttttttttaatgtggtcgcattactttccagaCAGACCCTGTGTAATAAAACCTCCGtttttcaataaataatttcGACGAGTTCTAAGAAAACAATTTGAATGTTTATCTTATTTATCTTTGGACAATCTCATCTGCTGCAATTCCAAGAaaccaataaaaattaaatattttcgaacCTTCCTATGCACTGCCTGAGCATCAGCCTTGTCAGCCAACGCATCCTCAAGATCTTCCCTGTCTGCTTTTATCGTCTTCAGAAGTTCTATTTGTTCCAGCAAAGCCTAAAACGAGAGTGGAAAGTCTTTCAAAAACGTCCTCTATTACCATTTTACTAGAAATGGCACTCACGTTAAGATGCACTTCGCGATTTTCTTTGTCGTCGATTAGACGGTCCGCGGTCTGGTTCAATTTTTCCATGTCATTTTGGACACTCGTAATTTTCGAGACTAATTCATCAAGCTCTGCGCTTCCTGTGACTCCAGCCATAGGCCCGCTATTTACCATCTCCTGCAAACAAATCACATCTTTCTCCAACTTTAAGATGCGTTCGTTCATGGTTGTTATTTCGTTTTGGTCTATAGATTCTTCTTGGTCCGTTTCTACTGCTTGCCGCATCTGTTTAGGGCTTCTTGGACTGACTGGCGTAGTTGGCTGTGTCGTTTCTTCGCCTCGCGCGACAACTACGCTTCGCCCCTGTATTTCTGTCTGTGATTCAGCtggtctcttctcttctctttcacGTCTTTCTTTTTCCCCCTCTGTTGTTACTAATTTTTCCTTTGTTGTTGCtactttcaaaaaattgaaaaatgcagACTTCGTATAGAAATTGAAAGAGCACTACTACagatttaatttagcaatgagatattaACGTaagtatggacatgatatttggtcccctcagggtttcaaattcatttaccaatcctctcctttttccactctcaccatcgccttttcagcgggacctactgtttatggtgggttccgaaccaccttttgccaacaacacgtgaaaaacaccccgggtgggtcactttccggtttttgaccagacggtcacccatcctagtgccggtcacgttccacgttgtttaacttcggtgatctaacgagaaccggtgctttcaacgggactacggttgatGGCGCTATTAACGTAAGTATTATGcacaattttttcagattccTGGGAATGGTGCGTcatagttgaaaaataaaacagaaaccaCTTTTTTTCAGCGTTTTTCTTAAGTTATAGAGTGATCGCGCGTTCACTGTcaaacagccgtgttctgcaccGACAGTGATTGCGCAGTGATATTatctttttatgactgcgtctaccgcgccgaccgcgtccgagacttcaatcgaaaagtcgaacatagagaaggacagaaagAAATACGGATCCggtggccgaagcgtgtcgccgtcgccggcacagtttaaagacCCGCGAGTTCTCACAATGTAATGGCAATGAtagaattgtttatttttcattattttttatgggaatTTCACaatcttatttctggcatttttctcatTAAAATGGCACCAAACACTTACAATTAGTGTTTGGCAcatagtggtttaatcgacgatgaaagtttcgaatgcaacgaagaacagcgtttaggaaagaaagagacgcggacagtcgccgtcgccggcacagttcaaagacctgcgttgtcgctgttcttcgttgcgttcgaaactttcaccatcgattaaaccactaaatacagttgaaattatatcgtgtttggtgtcattttaataagagaaatgccagaaataagttagtgaaagtcccgtgaaaaaaataatgaaaattaagaagattgaaaattcgATTCATTCGAGTCAATGTtggtggtgttcacaccgatatacccgagccgagatcaatcatcgccgccctgcGGCGCAATGGCCGGCAGTGGAATGGGTAAACACTTGACAGTGCAACCCCTGACAGTAAACGCGCGATTACTGTACTTATCTTTTCTGAATCTTAATAACATATTATGTAATATGAAACATTCCTACGTTCAATGAAATATCTTCCAGACTTTAAAACTTGCGTAGTACAAAAGGCAAAAATAATACCATGTACGTTATATTGGAATATTTCGAAGATTATTTCAACGGCGCTGGTTGGTGCCACAACTTTTTGAACTAGGTTTGAAATATATCTCATTGTTAAATTAAATCTGCAGTAATGCTCTTTCAATTTctatatgaaatctgcattttcttcgtgtttttcattttttacaaccgGAGTTTGCAACGGGAAACTGAAAATGATACCTAATATGTGGCTTATTgttagcagagttgggcaaaaatttaatcaacgattgacgactaaatttttacttcaatcgttaatcgcaattaacaattataacaataatatcctagtttagtcgttaaaaaattgcggttaacgattaaaatacttattaatcgttaattacgGTTaatgattaaatttctactttagtcgttaattgcgattaacgattattaatcgtcaatcgggtaattgattaatgtttaactgctgaaatttcgaaatgaaatacgtaatcagatctgtatgaatactgaaaaaaatgtaaattgagtttaggtgtattgtcatttggtctataatacaaactctgtttacgtgctgtTATGTTTGGAGT from Lasioglossum baleicum chromosome 2, iyLasBale1, whole genome shotgun sequence harbors:
- the LOC143217998 gene encoding uncharacterized protein LOC143217998 isoform X5, with product MVSSLKAGPSLYFQEYGIIDSSKNVTQRPRGADDADAIDVITNEPESRESPRNAESGAPADKEQGKEDQTDVKKTKGLRKKVGSEKDMETVIYIEPIVNDVIPSALAFKQLELTVYELQRKFQALDELKTNADLIERLKGKLTDPLTDLWNVIHITKRLDATEEGIDKLTTMVQDAVKGDQTIEGGSEAPPYLEERLTNLETVLNNLESTVQNLEIIASTAIEDGEEPVIGTHATKPEKEGNLQPRVSLSQILGGVDVKEMHEQVTTLQKDVLKMRDDLKLLNEQVAEVQNVATTKEKLVTTEGEKERREREEKRPAESQTEIQGRSVVVARGEETTQPTTPVSPRSPKQMRQAVETDQEESIDQNEITTMNERILKLEKDVICLQEMVNSGPMAGVTGSAELDELVSKITSVQNDMEKLNQTADRLIDDKENREVHLNALLEQIELLKTIKADREDLEDALADKADAQAVHRKVSYDQFDAACDDLAQGLEDAINKLGNQESIWQQALDEVQREIEGKVDKIEMTPLKDFVSSKLKAVQDKLRTVAQMKEDTEAAGTKKLLRDVQCISCDKNVVMRTQDTTKLRLESFPCGISMKPYLTYELDQVRKQNRRLPHSRNMIQYEAALQEEAKKQRSARSDKLVKSPRDHLCNRYCGGSHTVTTPQQRVMRMGHFITQWGPEVVQLTEGMVKGTDGKMYKGRPLPAKIDVCGPGYCQDYRSEAKPTERQPSVSSQTRKTPEKQPSAVSKKRSSKSMTNAISKEIVYTEQVVVTHHKEEAVRRESEDARRGRLYSDQIIHYEAEEEEEEEEEEEYE
- the LOC143217998 gene encoding uncharacterized protein LOC143217998 isoform X3 — protein: MSAKVAKPAAPPVAKDVTSLQVSLPQMLDLALGTPETMVSSLKAGPSLYFQEYGIIDSSKNVTQRPRGADDADAIDVITNEPESRESPRNAESGAPADKEQGKEDQTDVKKTKGLRKKVGSEKDMETVIYIEPIVNDVIPSALAFKQLELTVYELQRKFQALDELKTNADLIERLKGKLTDPLTDLWNVIHITKRLDATEEGIDKLTTMVQDAVKGDQTIEGGSEAPPYLEERLTNLETVLNNLESTVQNLEIIASTAIEDGEEPVIGTHATKPEKEGNLQPRVSLSQILGGVDVKEMHEQVTTLQKDVLKMRDDLKLLNEQVAEVQNVATTKEKLVTTEGEKERREREEKRPAESQTEIQGRSVVVARGEETTQPTTPVSPRSPKQMRQAVETDQEESIDQNEITTMNERILKLEKDVICLQEMVNSGPMAGVTGSAELDELVSKITSVQNDMEKLNQTADRLIDDKENREVHLNALLEQIELLKTIKADREDLEDALADKADAQAVHRKVSYDQFDAACDDLAQGLEDAINKLGNQESIWQQALDEVQREIEGKVDKIEMTPLKDFVSSKLKAVQDKLRTVAQMKEDTEAAGTKKLLRDVQCISCDKNVVMRTQDTTKLRLESFPCGISMKPYLTYELDQVRKQNRRLPHSRNMIQYEAALQEEAKKQRSARSDKLVKSPRDHLCNRYCGGSHTVTTPQQRVMRMGHFITQWGPEVVQLTEGMVKGTDGKMYKGRPLPAKIDVCGPGYCQDYRSEAKPTERQPSVSSQTRKTPEKQPSAVSKKRSSKSMTNAISKEIVYTEQVVVTHHKEEAVRRESEDARRGRLYSDQIIHYEAEEEEEEEEEEEYE
- the LOC143217998 gene encoding uncharacterized protein LOC143217998 isoform X6, which produces MSAKVAKPAAPPVAKDVTSLQVSLPQMLDLALGTPEVGAVNFNILHNFLHVLLHQIDLKSTKVEYRGDEAGRIKTMVSSLKAGPSLYFQEYGIIDSSKNVTQRPRGADDADAIDVITNEPESRESPRNAESGAPADKEQGKEDQTDVKKTKGLRKKVGSEKDMETVIYIEPIVNDVIPSALAFKQLELTVYELQRKFQALDELKTNADLIERLKGKLTDPLTDLWNVIHITKRLDATEEGIDKLTTMVQDAVKGDQTIEGGSEAPPYLEERLTNLETVLNNLESTVQNLEIIASTAIEDGEEPVIGTHATKPEKEGNLQPRVSLSQILGGVDVKEMHEQVTTLQKDVLKMRDDLKLLNEQVAEVQNVATTKEKLVTTEGEKERREREEKRPAESQTEIQGRSVVVARGEETTQPTTPVSPRSPKQMRQAVETDQEESIDQNEITTMNERILKLEKDVICLQEMVNSGPMAGVTGSAELDELVSKITSVQNDMEKLNQTADRLIDDKENREVHLNALLEQIELLKTIKADREDLEDALADKADAQAVHRKVSYDQFDAACDDLAQGLEDAINKLGNQESIWQQALDEVQREIEGKVDKIEMTPLKDFVSSKLKAVQDKLRTVAQMKEDTEAAGTKKLLRDVQCISCDKNVVMRTQDTTKLRLESFPCGISMKPYLTYELDQVRKQNRRLPHSRNMIQYEAALQEEAKKQRSARSDKLVKSPRDHLCNRYCGGSHTVTTPQQRVMRMGHFITQWGPEVVQLTEGMVKGTDGKMYKGRPLPAKIDVCGPGYCQDYRSEAKPTKKEAQNQ
- the LOC143217998 gene encoding uncharacterized protein LOC143217998 isoform X4; amino-acid sequence: MSAKVAKPAAPPVAKDVTSLQVSLPQMLDLALGTPEVGAVNFNILHNFLHVLLHQIDLKSTKVEYRGDEAGRIKTMVSSLKAGPSLYFQEYGIIDSSKNVTQRPRGADDADAIDVITNEPESRESPRNAESGAPADKEQGKEDQTDVKKTKGLRKKVGSEKDMETVIYIEPIVNDVIPSALAFKQLELTVYELQRKFQALDELKTNADLIERLKGKLTDPLTDLWNVIHITKRLDATEEGIDKLTTMVQDAVKGDQTIEGGSEAPPYLEERLTNLETVLNNLESTVQNLEIIASTAIEDGEEPVIGTHATKPEKEGNLQPRVSLSQILGGVDVKEMHEQVTTLQKDVLKMRDDLKLLNEQVAEVQNVATTKEKLVTTEGEKERREREEKRPAESQTEIQGRSVVVARGEETTQPTTPVSPRSPKQMRQAVETDQEESIDQNEITTMNERILKLEKDVICLQEMVNSGPMAGVTGSAELDELVSKITSVQNDMEKLNQTADRLIDDKENREVHLNALLEQIELLKTIKADREDLEDALADKADAQAVHRKVSYDQFDAACDDLAQGLEDAINKLGNQESIWQQALDEVQREIEGKVDKIEMTPLKDFVSSKLKAVQDKLRTVAQMKEDTEAAGTKKLLRDVQCISCDKNVVMRTQDTTKLRLESFPCGISMKPYLTYELDQVRKQNRRLPHSRNMIQYEAALQEEAKKQRSARSDKLVKSPRDHLCNRYCGGSHTVTTPQQRVMRMGHFITQWGPEVVQLTEGMVKGTDGKMYKGRPLPAKIDVCGPGYCQDYRSEAKPTVVVTHHKEEAVRRESEDARRGRLYSDQIIHYEAEEEEEEEEEEEYE
- the LOC143217998 gene encoding uncharacterized protein LOC143217998 isoform X7, with product MSAKVAKPAAPPVAKDVTSLQVSLPQMLDLALGTPEVGAVNFNILHNFLHVLLHQIDLKSTKVEYRGDEAGRIKTMVSSLKAGPSLYFQEYGIIDSSKNVTQRPRGADDADAIDVITNEPESRESPRNAESGAPADKEQGKEDQTDVKKTKGLRKKVGSEKDMETVIYIEPIVNDVIPSALAFKQLELTVYELQRKFQALDELKTNADLIERLKGKLTDPLTDLWNVIHITKRLDATEEGIDKLTTMVQDAVKGDQTIEGGSEAPPYLEERLTNLETVLNNLESTVQNLEIIASTAIEDGEEPVIGTHATKPEKEGNLQPRVSLSQILGGVDVKEMHEQVTTLQKDVLKMRDDLKLLNEQVAEVQNVATTKEKLVTTEGEKERREREEKRPAESQTEIQGRSVVVARGEETTQPTTPVSPRSPKQMRQAVETDQEESIDQNEITTMNERILKLEKDVICLQEMVNSGPMAGVTGSAELDELVSKITSVQNDMEKLNQTADRLIDDKENREVHLNALLEQIELLKTIKADREDLEDALADKADAQAVHRKVSYDQFDAACDDLAQGLEDAINKLGNQESIWQQALDEVQREIEGKVDKIEMTPLKDFVSSKLKAVQDKLRTVAQMKEDTEAAGTKKLLRDVQCISCDKNVVMRTQDTTKLRLESFPCGISMKPYLTYELDQVRKQNRRLPHSRNMIQYEAALQEEAKKQRSARSDKLVKSPRSTDRPFGSSPSEG